The window GTCCGCGGCGTTCGGCGATTCGCCCCTCCAGCTCCGCCAGATCCGCTTCACGACGAGCCCTGGTTTCGAGCGCGGCCCCGATGGACGCCTCCAGCTCCTTCGACTCCGCCTGGCTGTCCGCGATCAGGGCGTGGAGCCTGTCCACTTCCCGCGCCAGCGCCTGCGACCGTTCCTCCGCGTCGTCCGCGGCTTCGGCGAGGCGGTTCTCCACGCCGCGTCGATTCTCGACCTCGGCCTCCCGCCGGGCCTGCGCCAGCTCCGCGCGGTGAAGTTCGGCCTTCCCCGTCTCGGCGGCGGCGCGGGCGTCGTCGGCCCTCTGTCGCGCCTCGTCGTATGTCGAAGACCTGTCGGAGACGCTCCGGTCGAGTTCGCCGGCGCGGGCGTCGTCGTCCGCCGAGAGCGACACCTCATCCTCGCTGAACGCTTCGAGTTGTTCGATGCGACCGGCGAGTTCGCTGCGCTCCCGGTCCAGCCGGACGAGCCGCGCCTCCGCCGAGATCCGGTCGGCTTCGGCTTCGCGGCGGGCCGACTCCGCGTCGGACCCCGAGCGCTCCAGCTCGTTCGCCCGTGCGAGAGCCTCCGAGGCGGCGGCCCCCAGCTCCTTCATCTCCTCCCGCGAGCGCGCGCGATCCTCTTCCAGCGCCGCCGCTTCCTCGCGCAGGGCCCGGAGTTCGGCCCGCCGGCTCAGGAGTCCCTTCGAGGCGGCGCCTCCCACGTAGATGCCGCCCCACCGGTCCTGGCGCCGCCCCTCGGGATCCACCCAGGCGTGCGGGCGCGGCGCCAGTTCGCCGCCGGACGGGACCTCGACGCCCGCGAGCAGCGCCTCCACCCACACGGCGCCTGCGCCCTTCGCCTCGACGTGCCGCATGAGCGGCGCGGCCGCCTCCGGCGGGCCCGGGAGCGGGCCCGGGTCGAGCGGGAGCACGAGGACGCCCTCCTCTCCGCCGCGCCGTTCGAGCCAGGCCTCGACCGCCCGTACGGCCGCCCAGTCGCGCACGACGACGCCGTGCAGGTACGGGCCGAGTTGAGATTCGACCGCGGGCGCCCAGGGAGCGGGCACTTCCATGAACTCCGACAGCGCGCCGTGGAGTCCCGGGATCGCGCTCCGGTCCTGCAGCAGTTCGGCGACGGCTTCGGGGAGCAGCGCGCTCGACCCCACCAGCGATCCGAGACTCGAGGCGCGGGCCCGCGCGGCGGCGAGACGGCCCTCAAGGTCGGCCGCTGCCTCGCGGGCGCGACGCAGCGCCGCGTCCGCGGAGGACGCGGCATCGCGCGCCGCCCGCAGCCGGTCGCGCGCCTCCTCCAGCGTCCGGCCCGCCTGCACCTCGCGGTCCGACGCGCTCTCCGCCTCCTTCCGGAGCCCACGCTCCTGGGCGGCGAGCGCGTCGAGGGCCGGCCGCCGCCGCTCGAGTTCCTCGCTGCGGTCGCGGGCCCGACGCTCCCTCACGCCGAGTTCCACCCTCCAGCGTTCCATCTCGCCGTGCGCTTCATCGCGCGCCTCCCGGGCGGCGGCGCGCTCTCGCGCGGCGCTGCGGGCCGTTTCGGCCAGGGCCTCCGCCCGACGCTCAAGTTGAGCCGTGGCGGCGGCGCCTTCGGCGGCGAGCGACTGCCCCTCCTTCAGGGCGGACCGCGCTTCCGCCACGCGCTCCCGGAGGTCCCCGCGGCGGCGCTCGTTCCGGCGCACCTCCTCTTCGAGGGTCCCCAGCCGGTCGCGCGCGCCCGACCCTCTCGCCCCGGCGAGGAGTCGGGCACGCTCCTGCTGCTCCAGGGCGCGCCGGGCCTCCTCCAGGCTCCGGGCGAGACCCGCCCGCTCCCGCTCCATCCCGGTGTACTCCAGGCGAAGCGTCTCCGCCCGGGTCTCCGCCGTG is drawn from Candidatus Palauibacter australiensis and contains these coding sequences:
- the smc gene encoding chromosome segregation protein SMC, translating into MKIKALTLRGFKSFADRTRIELHHGITAVVGPNGCGKSNLSDALRWVLGEQRPTAIRGSRMEEAIFGGTEARQPIHRAEVLLELSNEDGVLPVPYADVAIGRTVYRGGESEYTLNGTACRLKDILDLCRDTGLGSNAYAMIEGRMVDAILSDRAEERRTLFEEAAGIGRYKDRRRIATRRLEQADGDLQRLDDVLVEVASKVRSLAQQRGRAERHAKLRTRLLQLEIAVADAQLEKTTRRLAEARAEFERLEPDAGPDHVDLSTAETRAETLRLEYTGMERERAGLARSLEEARRALEQQERARLLAGARGSGARDRLGTLEEEVRRNERRRGDLRERVAEARSALKEGQSLAAEGAAATAQLERRAEALAETARSAARERAAAREARDEAHGEMERWRVELGVRERRARDRSEELERRRPALDALAAQERGLRKEAESASDREVQAGRTLEEARDRLRAARDAASSADAALRRAREAAADLEGRLAAARARASSLGSLVGSSALLPEAVAELLQDRSAIPGLHGALSEFMEVPAPWAPAVESQLGPYLHGVVVRDWAAVRAVEAWLERRGGEEGVLVLPLDPGPLPGPPEAAAPLMRHVEAKGAGAVWVEALLAGVEVPSGGELAPRPHAWVDPEGRRQDRWGGIYVGGAASKGLLSRRAELRALREEAAALEEDRARSREEMKELGAAASEALARANELERSGSDAESARREAEADRISAEARLVRLDRERSELAGRIEQLEAFSEDEVSLSADDDARAGELDRSVSDRSSTYDEARQRADDARAAAETGKAELHRAELAQARREAEVENRRGVENRLAEAADDAEERSQALAREVDRLHALIADSQAESKELEASIGAALETRARREADLAELEGRIAERRGRLDTLESELGEARRLERERVDARHRLELEITQLEARESGIRGRVEAEWDAPLAKLRERVDPVDDAEPGEWEPELERVRRSIARIGPVNLLAQREYEEEQKRLEFLTGQRDDLTRARDDLRTSIRRINRQATSTLLETFEQVRTNFHRTFDTLFEGGQCDLRFENPDDALDSPIEISASPRGKKTQRIHLLSGGERALTALALLFAIYLAKPSPFCLLDEVDAPLDETNILRFVRMLKEFKEETQFIVITHNPRTIENADWIYGVTMQEAGVSSIVGVELNSGTQNSATQVA